The following are from one region of the Serinus canaria isolate serCan28SL12 chromosome 8, serCan2020, whole genome shotgun sequence genome:
- the LOC127059851 gene encoding cystathionine gamma-lyase-like isoform X1 → MAGNNALGFLPPFPNFATHAIHYGQEPEQWSSWAVVPPITLSTIFKQRVPGEDEDYIYTRFGNPNRHILEKVVSALDGAEYSLAYSSGMAAILTICHLLKTGETIISMDEVYEGTRELFEKIKEEFNLEVVYVDCRDLNQLKNAIEKNPKTKLVWLESPTNPVLTVIDIKACADVAHSCGVKDILVAVDNSFMSPYFQRPLSLGADICMSSATKYINGHSDVLMGLVSVNKDDLYEKLKDLQSHLGAVPSPFDCYMCNRGLKTLHIRMERHYKNGLAVAKFLESHPRMEKVIYPGLSSHPQWDVIQKQCTGVSGMVSFYIKGTKRNAIAFLENLKVFTLGFSLGGFESLAEHPYTMTHGKMDPDMKKRLGITDTLIRLSVGLEDEEDLLADLDQALKAAFA, encoded by the exons ATGGCAGGTAATAACGCTCTGGGCTTTCTGCCGCCTTTCCCTAACTTCGCAACCCATGCCATCCACTATGGGCAGGAGCCCGAGCAGTGGAGCTCTTGGGCCGTCGTGCCGCCCATCACGCTCTCCACCATATTCAAGCAGCGAGTGCCCGGGGAGGACGAG GACTATATATACACCCGGTTCGGGAATCCGAACAGGCATATACTGGAGAAGGTTGTGTCTGCCCTCGATGGAGCCGAATACA GCTTGGCTTATTCCTCTGGCATGGCAGCAATTCTAACCATCTGTCACCTGCTGAAGACAGGGGAGACAATTAtctccatggatgaggtgtatgaag gaaCGAGAGAattatttgagaaaataaaagaggagtTCAATTTGGAAGTGGTTTATGTTGACTGCAGAGACCTAAATCAGCTGaaaaatgcaattgaaaaaaatcccaagacCAAG CTGGTTTGGCTCGAGAGCCCCACGAACCCTGTGCTGACAGTGATTGACATCAAAGCCTGTGCAGACGTGGCACATAGCTGTGGTGTCAAGGATATTCTGGTGGCAGTGGACAACAGCTTCATGTCTCCATATTTCCAG cGTCCATTGTCGCTGGGAGCTGATATTTGTATGTCTTCTGCAACCAAATACATCAATG GGCACAGTGATGTCCTCATGGGCCTGGTCTCTGTAAACAAGGATGATCTCTATGAGAAGCTGAAAGACCTGCAGTCTC ACCTGGgagctgtcccctccccctTTGACTGTTACATGTGCAACCGGGGGCTCAAGACTCTGCACATCCGGATGGAGCGGCACTACAAGAACGGCCTGGCTGTGGCCAAGTTCCTGGAATCCCATCCCCGGATGGAGAAGGTCATTTACCCAG GGCTGTCTTCCCACCCTCAGTGGGATGTGATACAGAAGCAGTGCACCGGTGTTTCTGGGATGGTCAGCTTCTACATCAAAGGGACAAAAAGAAATGCCATTGCCTTTCTTGAGAACTTGAAG GTGTTCACCCTGGGCTTTAGTCTAGGTGGCTTTGAGAGCCTGGCAGAGCATCC GTACACCATGACCCATGGCAAGATGGATCCTGATATGAAGAAACGTCTGGGAATCACAGACACCTTGATCCGCCTCTCGGTGGGgctggaggatgaggaggatttGCTGGCAGACCTGGACCAGGCCCTGAAGGCTGCG ttTGCATAA
- the LOC127059851 gene encoding cystathionine gamma-lyase-like isoform X2, protein MAGNNALGFLPPFPNFATHAIHYGQEPEQWSSWAVVPPITLSTIFKQRVPGEDEDYIYTRFGNPNRHILEKVVSALDGAEYSLAYSSGMAAILTICHLLKTGETIISMDEVYEGTRELFEKIKEEFNLEVVYVDCRDLNQLKNAIEKNPKTKRPLSLGADICMSSATKYINGHSDVLMGLVSVNKDDLYEKLKDLQSHLGAVPSPFDCYMCNRGLKTLHIRMERHYKNGLAVAKFLESHPRMEKVIYPGLSSHPQWDVIQKQCTGVSGMVSFYIKGTKRNAIAFLENLKVFTLGFSLGGFESLAEHPYTMTHGKMDPDMKKRLGITDTLIRLSVGLEDEEDLLADLDQALKAAFA, encoded by the exons ATGGCAGGTAATAACGCTCTGGGCTTTCTGCCGCCTTTCCCTAACTTCGCAACCCATGCCATCCACTATGGGCAGGAGCCCGAGCAGTGGAGCTCTTGGGCCGTCGTGCCGCCCATCACGCTCTCCACCATATTCAAGCAGCGAGTGCCCGGGGAGGACGAG GACTATATATACACCCGGTTCGGGAATCCGAACAGGCATATACTGGAGAAGGTTGTGTCTGCCCTCGATGGAGCCGAATACA GCTTGGCTTATTCCTCTGGCATGGCAGCAATTCTAACCATCTGTCACCTGCTGAAGACAGGGGAGACAATTAtctccatggatgaggtgtatgaag gaaCGAGAGAattatttgagaaaataaaagaggagtTCAATTTGGAAGTGGTTTATGTTGACTGCAGAGACCTAAATCAGCTGaaaaatgcaattgaaaaaaatcccaagacCAAG cGTCCATTGTCGCTGGGAGCTGATATTTGTATGTCTTCTGCAACCAAATACATCAATG GGCACAGTGATGTCCTCATGGGCCTGGTCTCTGTAAACAAGGATGATCTCTATGAGAAGCTGAAAGACCTGCAGTCTC ACCTGGgagctgtcccctccccctTTGACTGTTACATGTGCAACCGGGGGCTCAAGACTCTGCACATCCGGATGGAGCGGCACTACAAGAACGGCCTGGCTGTGGCCAAGTTCCTGGAATCCCATCCCCGGATGGAGAAGGTCATTTACCCAG GGCTGTCTTCCCACCCTCAGTGGGATGTGATACAGAAGCAGTGCACCGGTGTTTCTGGGATGGTCAGCTTCTACATCAAAGGGACAAAAAGAAATGCCATTGCCTTTCTTGAGAACTTGAAG GTGTTCACCCTGGGCTTTAGTCTAGGTGGCTTTGAGAGCCTGGCAGAGCATCC GTACACCATGACCCATGGCAAGATGGATCCTGATATGAAGAAACGTCTGGGAATCACAGACACCTTGATCCGCCTCTCGGTGGGgctggaggatgaggaggatttGCTGGCAGACCTGGACCAGGCCCTGAAGGCTGCG ttTGCATAA